Genomic window (Mailhella massiliensis):
CAACATATGAATGTTGTTAGGGCAGCATTCAAATTCTACTATACTCCCCCCCCTTCCACTCACATAATTTTCGTCATAGTTCTCCTATAGCTCTTTTCTTCTCGCCATAGAAAAATTTGTCTGCGATATTTCGGAGCAAATACTATATGGTATTTGCAGTTCCATTTCGTATGGCACTAACCTTTTGTGCCACCCATCGTGACCTCCTTTTGATTTGCTTGAGGACGCAGAGGTCAGACCGGCCCCCTCCCTTAGCAAATCAAAAGAAGTTTTTATCACATATTTATAACTATAAATTTTCGGGAACCCCCAGCCTAGCTGGGGACATTTACCCCAAAAACGCCCTAGAATTTCTCACAAGGCGTTGATTTTTCCGGCGTCCCCAGGCGGAGAAAAATACAGAGGCTGTCCTAGGCTCAGGACTCATTACTTGCCAAAAGGATAAGAAGTTCTTATTGTCGGCATAGGGAGGATGCCATGAAGGAACTTTTTTATCTTTCTCATGAACAGATTGCTCGTATCAAACGCTACTTTCCACGTTCCCATGGCATTCCGAGAGTCGATGACAGACGTGTCATCAGCGGCATTATCTATGTCATCAAGCACGGCCTGCAATGGAAAGATGCTCCGCGCGAGTATGGACCATACAAAACTCTCTACAATCGTTTTATCCGCTGGAGCCGATTGGGTGTCTTTAACAGGATTTTTGCGGAGCTTGTTGAGCAAAACGGCTCCACAACACGCTTGATGATTGATGCCACACATCTCAAGGCACACAGGACAGCAGCAAGTTTGCTGAAAAAAGGGGCCTTTCCCGATGTATCGGACGCACAAAAGGCGGCCTGAATTCAAAACTCCACGCTGTCTGCAATGCCTTCGGTCAACCGTTGGCCTTCCATCTGTCCGGCGGTCAGGTGAGCGATTACAAAGGCGCTGCTGTCCTGCTTGATACTCTGCCGCAGGNGCGGGGAGCTTCTGGCGGATAGAGGCTATGATGCCGACTGGTTTCGTCATGCCTTGTCCCGTAAAGGAATCACGCCGTGCATTCCTGGCAGACACAGCCGAAAAACTCCGGTGGTCTATGACAAGGAGGTTTATAAGCAGCGGCACAAGATAGAAATCATGTTTGGCCGACTCAAGGATTGGCGCAGAATAGCCATGCGTTATGACCGTTGTGCACACACGTTCTTTTCGGCCATTTGTCTCGCTGCCATTGTCATCTTTTATATTTAATGAGTCCTGAACCTAACTAATAAAAAAGCAAAGACAGCCCAAAATACTAAACCACGCCGTGTTCACCGGGGCGTTCGAATTCCACCTTCTGGCTCACCTTAGTATGATAGAAATCGACATTTCCAAATGCGATGAGAATGGGAGAAGCCACGAAAACAGACGAGAACGTACCAAAAATGATGCCTAGCGTAATGGTCAGAGCAAAGCTGTGTATCACATTTCCACCAAGAAAATACAGCGCGAGGCTTGCCAGCAATGTTGTTCCAGATGTCATGACAGTACGTGCAAGTGTCTGGTTTACAGATACGTTAATCACCGACTCCATCGTCGGTTTAATATTGCCGTCATGCGGAATATTTCTGAGGTTTTCCCGTATTCTGTCATATACAACGATAGTATCATTGATAGAATAACCAACGAGTGTAAGAAGAGCGGCTATGACATTAAGATCGATTTCTATATTCAGCAGCGTCAGAAGTCCGACTGTTATAATAACGTCATGCACAAGTGCCAAAGTCGCTCCTAGAGCAAAATTAAGCTTGAGTTTCCAACAAGATACAAATGTGATTATCAACCCTAAAAACACACCCCAAAGCTTACTCAATCCTAGATAGGATACACCATATACCGCGCCGTAAAGAACCGCGACCATGACGCCCGCGGTAATCCAGCTATGCTCGAATCGACCGGATATATAGACTGTTATCAGAAGCACCGCGTAGAACACCGCTTCAATTGCCATATTCCTTAAGTCACTGCCGACTTTTGGCCCCACAGATTCAATTCTTTGTAGCGTGAACTTGTTATTAGGAAGCGTTTTATGAAGTGTGTCGGTCACACGTTGTCTTAATTCCTGAGTCGATTCATCGGATACGGAAAAACGCAGCATGTAGTTTCGATTATCAGTATCCACCTGCTGGACGATTAAACCCGGCAAATTGACATCTTCCAATGCTGTTTTTACCTGTTCATCGGGAATCGACTGTTCAAATGCTATCTGGACAATTACACCGCCGGTGAAATCAACGCCATATTTGAGTCCACCATTCAGCAGAATGGCAACCAAACCAATCAACGCCGTTATGCATGAGATCGCATAGGCTATTTTTCGAAAACCTACGAAGTCAATATGTGTTTCATGAGAAAAAATAGCTAAAGCCATGACAACTCCTTCTGCCCCAAATGGAACACAGTCGCTATATAAGACTGCCCTTATTCAACCCGTTTTGTCATCATGAGCGGATGAAAAAATAAAGTCAACACCCTGTAATTTTTAGAACTATCTTTCTATGAAAATTTTCTGGAGTTGAAAAAAAACAGAACAGTTTTTATTTGATTTCTTGAATTTAGCGATAAAAATAAAATGAAATCCTCAGAAAATTAATTAACTTATTCAAATAGTAAAATAAATTTTTCCTCCATGAAATTTGTTTTTTGAAAAATTAAAGGAGCTATCCTAGACAGCGCCGTCAAGTAAGTATCCCCCACTTTGCTGGGGATCCTTACTGCTATTTTCTGGATACTTCGCGCCGGCGCTCCATGACGAGACATGCCCCAAGATTATGGAGATTGAAAAATACTCACCGCCGGTTTTGTCGCTGGAGAGCTCGAGGGATTTTGGGAGCATCTTCTGGAAGTGGTCATTGTTGAGCCGGATTTTGAATGGCTCCTGATAGATACAAATCACTGCAAGGTTCATCTGTATGCCGCCGGAGCGATGGGAGGCCATCAAGGCCTGAGCCGCACAAAAGGTGGTCCAACACAAAATACATTGGATGCGCATGGTATGCCAATCAGAGCTATTATTACAGAATGCACCAGCGATAATTCCAAACAATTCAGCACTATAATTGACAAATTTGATGCGTAATCCATTTTGACAGTTCTATATTTCGATATGGATAAATAGATTAATTATACTACACATAAATGTATAAATGTAATTTTGCAGAGATAAAAATCGTAAATATAAACAATAATACGACAACTATTTGTATAATATAGGCTATCTTGTTAAAAATATATTTTTATATCTCAAAACATGAAGTGGAATTGCTACACAATATACAAAAAGTGAGTTTTTTTCTTGCAGCCTTTCAAATCAGATGTATATCGTTACGTACTGCAATAATTTGACGATATCATCTAGACGCACAACAATTTTGTTTGCGTCAATTTCAGACAAAACAAAGTACAACTGTATTGTATCCAGCGTCGTTTTAGGATAACCTCTTATGACAAATGATTTTTTCATTGTTTTGATTTTTCTCGGTATACTTTTGGAACGCTTTTTGCATAGAACAACATATCAGATATCAGGGAGAATCCAATGCTCGAACAACTGATGAAAATTTATGCCGCCTCTCAAGGGCTAAATGATTCTCTGGCTGATGAAGCGGCATTCTCCTCAGAGGACAACGGATCCATTCCCTCGAATTCGGGGGATCCTTATGCACTATCTCAGAAGTAAGCGGAACAAATGGGGAGCCTGTCGCTCTTGCCGTCTGCCCGTGTGCGACTTTGTCTCCCGATGATGCGTCAGATGAGTTTTCTTCAGCGCTCAGGCGCATCACTGAGCTCGGACTTTTCGCGATTCCGATCTACTCGGGCGGGAAACATATCATTGGCATGATGACACGTCTAGAGTTGCCTGAAATTTCCGACAAAATCTTTTTGAACTGGATGGAGAAGCTGGAAAGCATGTGTCGTACGGCGGTCACCAACGACGCGATGATTCCAAGTAGAGAACCGATGGGAAACGAGACGCTCCGCTCCCTGTTTGAAAGAGCTGGGGCACCTCTTGATGGAAACAAGGAAAACTGCTTCTGGAGGCTGGCTCTGCCCCAGGGTGTCATTTTTTTGGAATGCGATCCTTACACCGGACTGGCGAGAATGCGCTCCCTTGCTCTCGAACGAAAACCGTCCTCAGATGAATTATGCGCCATATCCGAGTTCAATCTAGGCTTGTCCGGGCAAGCATGGCTAATGCCTCAGAATGATCTCGTATGGTACTGTTCTCCTTTACCTGTTTTTTCCATGAAAGAATCATATCTGAACACTGCCATCTCCTTACACCTTGAGAATCTTCAGGATGTCCACATATGCATGTCAGAGATTCAAAAAAAAGTTGCCTGCACTTCTGAAGACCTACAGGAGCCTCTTTACCACCTTATGCATTCCATTCGTGTCTAATAAAAGGAGATATCATGCCTGATTCCATAAGCTCTCTCGCCACCAGAAATTTTGACAACGCCAATCTGATCCGTCAAGAAGATGTCGGTGAACTCATGAATAAGGAAGGGCGCTTCACCCTTGATGATGCCGGCAAACTTACAGTGATCAATCATCCGACTCGACGAGACGGCAAAGTTACCAGATTTTTTAAGGGCTTGTTCAGCTCTTCGTATCGAGCCGAACAGCGCATGCTGGACCGTATGGAGGTTCTGGAACGAAACGTGAGTTTCAATGCCGAGCTGCGCAAAACCATAGGAAATTACCGCCCAACAAATATGGAACGACTGGACGGCTTCTCTTGGAACAGAACCTTCAACAGAATACTCACGCGCATTCAGCCTTCCGGAGAACAACCTGTGACACCAGCACAGCTGAAACAGGCGGCATCGGAAGCCACACACTTCAGCGACGCCATGCGTGCTCCGTCTACGGCGTTCTCCGCCATTGACGGCAGTGTTGAACCAGTGCTTACAGATCACGGCCCAATGTCTCTCGATGAATTTATCACCGCGAACCGCACGGACACAACGGCTCTTCCAGAGTTTCAAGACGTCGCTCGAGCCGTGGGCACAAACATTCTTCAAGGCAGAGATGTTTTCCCCCTGCTCTCTTCGGATGAATGCGCACGCTTCAACTCCCTGATCGCGAAAAACACCCTTACCCCACGAGAATCAAACGAACTTCAGGGACTGCGCACAAAAGCCGAGCAGAATCTTATAAACGCCATGTCCTCATTCGCATCCAAAGCCCTTGAGCATGGAGCTGATCCGACGAAGCTGGCCAATCATCTCGGCAGCGTCCTGGTATTCACTGGTCGAGGAAACAGCGGAACAGGAAACATCATCAGCAACCAATTCTCTTCCCCCGAGGAATTTGCCGAAGCGCATAACTCTGGACGTCCATATTCCCCACCCCTTCCGGACACGCCGCATACCGAAGCCGCTCTCCGGGCTATGGACGGAGACAAGGCGAAAGCGGCGCAATTGATTCTGTATTGTGAAGCCAAAAACATTTCCCCAGAAAAAATGGAGACCGCCCTGCGCATGTCCAAGCACGTCGGAAGGATTCTTATGACGGCGAATGACAGGGACAACCTGCTGTCGTGTGATTCCGATCTGAAAGAACTCAGCCGGGAGATGTGGCGACAGATGACCAAAAAGGCCGACTTCGGTGCGGACGATTATATGACGCTTTTCGGTACGGCGGCGTTCGCTTCGTAGCTGCACGACGACCGTGCGCCCATCAACTTCAATGAGTTGCGCACTCTTGTCACAGCATGTGCCGATATCGACGATGAACTTAATCCCCAATTCGAATTGAATAATGTACGGCATCCTCTGGCATCGCTTTTACATTCCGCTGAAGGTGCGCTGACCGTTGTGCAGCGTATGACCGACGGTTGGCAGAATGTGTCTCTGGACACTCAACCCAATGTGGCTTTACAGCAGAACCTGAAGGATCTTTCCTATCGCACCGAACTCTCCATGAAGGTGGATTCGTTCCTGCATGGGGACAGAGTTTCCGCCTTACTGGCCGACAACGGACTTAAGCAGTATGGGGAACTAAGTCCTGAAGCCAGAACCTTCTTGGAAAACCACTTGAAGTTGGCGCAGCTCCAGGCCGGGAGAAACGGTCTGGATGACGACGCCCTTGAAAACATGTTCATCACTCTGCTGCCCGCAGCCATCGATCCGACTGAAGCCCAGCGGCAGACCGTCTCCGCATTTGTGAACCACATGGCCACGAGTCCTGTGAACAGTGAACTCGTACTCAGAGAGCTCATCCAAATTTCCCGGAATCTGCACGCATTCGGAAGGATGGATGGCATCAACAGCGAGGCGGTAAAAAATCATATACAGGAGGCTCTCGGCACGCTTCCCGGAGAACTCGTCGCCACAGCCTATAACAATATTCTGGCGGATCCTGCAGCGAGAAGTCTGATCGCCTTGACCGACGGACTCAACTTCACCAGCGCCGTGGACGACGTGCTTGAACGGATGCCCGACAGCATCATGACCGCGCATGAAGGGGTTGAGATTTTGTCCTTGTTCGGACAGTCATGGGGACCACTTATCGACGCCTTCGATGATGCTCTCGGTATGTCGGAAACCGCTGAAGGAGAAAGATCTCAGGCACAGTCCATGCGGGAGGCGGCGGCCATGACCGACTTTGAGAATATTCCCGTCGAGGTCCACGAGGCCGTACGCAACATCATGAACGAAATGGGTCTGAACGGAAACGCTCATCCATTCCTTCTTCAAAACTAACCAAAGGAGCTTACCCACCAGAGGAACCTCAAATCTTTCCGAAATTCTCAACACCATCGACCTCGGCCCCACCGGCAGCGTGCAGATGATGTTCGCCAAGCTTCAGCTCGCCCAGGCCGAAATCTGCAAGGCGCAGGCTGAGGACTACATGAAGCAGATAGAGACGATTCAGGAAGAGCAGGAAAAGTGTGCCAAAATGATTGAAGAAGCACGCAATTGCCAACAGAAAAGTAAAGATGATGAAGGGACTGGATCGAAGAGCATCACTGGGAAAACAGTTGGAGACGGGTGCTTTGCAATGTCTCAAGAGCTCATTGACTACATGGATAAGTATGGTCTCTCATACCCAAACGATGATAAGGACTATATTCTTGGAACCGATGAATGGGACTATGCATTGAAGTCCCTGACCAATTATCAGGAAACCATCGGCAACAAGACCCAGACGCTCATGGTCTATCTTCAGGACTTCATAGGTCAGTACAACTCTTATCTGCAAGGTGCGAACACCCAGATCGCCAACGCCAATCAGACTCTTACCAGTCTGGCTCGCGGCCAATAGTCACCCGCCGCGTCGCCATTCGATAAACATGGTTCAAAAAGGAGCTACAATGTCTCAAGTGAATAATACCAGCAGTCTTTCCGAAATCCTGAACACCATCGACCTCGGTCCCACCGGCAGCGTGCAGATGATGTTCGCCAAGCTTCAGCGCGCCCAAGCCGAAATCTGCAAGGCGCAGGCCGAAGACTACATGAAGCAGATTGAGACGATCCAGGAGGAGCAGGAAAAATGCGCCAACATGATTTCCATCGCCCGTGATCTCCAGCAAAAAGGAAAAGACGGCGAAGGCGTAGGCAAGGAAAGCATCTCCGGCACGAAAACCACCGGCAAGGACTGCTACCCGATGCCTCAGGAACTTGTGGACTATATGGACAAGAACGGTCTGTCCTACCCCAATGAAGACAAGGACTACATCCTGGGCGAGGAAGAATGGGACTACGCTCTGAAGTCCCTGACCAATTATCAGGAAACCATCGGCAACAAAACGCAGACGCTCATGGTCTATCTTCAGGACTTCATAGGCCAGTACAATTCCTACCTGCAGGGTGCGAACACACAGATCGCCAACGCCAATCAGACACTGACGAATCTGGCTCGCGGGCAGTGATACCATCATCCAGTCATATCAAGTTGCCGCATCGGACTTGACTTGATATGACTGGACCCCAGAGTGGACGATCTCATCCGTAGGCCAATGGGGACGTCCCCCACAAACCGCGAAAACGAAAACGCTCCCCGACAAAACGCTTACCAGTTTCCTTGTTGCTGAGAGCCGGCTCTCTCTTTTCATCCATTGACCCGCATAGGCTTCCACCTTCGCATTTACTCTGGAATTTTCCCTCCAGAAGAAACGCTCCTTCCGGACAGAAGAGTCTCCATTTCCTCACATAGTACTTTGAAATCTATGGGCTTGGAAATATGACTGTTCATTCCAGAGGCCGCAGTAGCCGCAATATCCTCGGAAAACGCGTTGGCCGTTACTGCGATAATCGGCACTGTCGCCGCGTCTGCCCGCTCCATGG
Coding sequences:
- the secF gene encoding protein translocase subunit SecF produces the protein MALAIFSHETHIDFVGFRKIAYAISCITALIGLVAILLNGGLKYGVDFTGGVIVQIAFEQSIPDEQVKTALEDVNLPGLIVQQVDTDNRNYMLRFSVSDESTQELRQRVTDTLHKTLPNNKFTLQRIESVGPKVGSDLRNMAIEAVFYAVLLITVYISGRFEHSWITAGVMVAVLYGAVYGVSYLGLSKLWGVFLGLIITFVSCWKLKLNFALGATLALVHDVIITVGLLTLLNIEIDLNVIAALLTLVGYSINDTIVVYDRIRENLRNIPHDGNIKPTMESVINVSVNQTLARTVMTSGTTLLASLALYFLGGNVIHSFALTITLGIIFGTFSSVFVASPILIAFGNVDFYHTKVSQKVEFERPGEHGVV
- a CDS encoding USH1C-binding protein 1 — its product is MMFAKLQLAQAEICKAQAEDYMKQIETIQEEQEKCAKMIEEARNCQQKSKDDEGTGSKSITGKTVGDGCFAMSQELIDYMDKYGLSYPNDDKDYILGTDEWDYALKSLTNYQETIGNKTQTLMVYLQDFIGQYNSYLQGANTQIANANQTLTSLARGQ
- a CDS encoding USH1C-binding protein 1, with product MSQVNNTSSLSEILNTIDLGPTGSVQMMFAKLQRAQAEICKAQAEDYMKQIETIQEEQEKCANMISIARDLQQKGKDGEGVGKESISGTKTTGKDCYPMPQELVDYMDKNGLSYPNEDKDYILGEEEWDYALKSLTNYQETIGNKTQTLMVYLQDFIGQYNSYLQGANTQIANANQTLTNLARGQ